One region of Mangifera indica cultivar Alphonso chromosome 3, CATAS_Mindica_2.1, whole genome shotgun sequence genomic DNA includes:
- the LOC123209945 gene encoding uncharacterized protein LOC123209945, with protein MMPISSSMGDELKFPQRWDFRRKDESFDSSNNNSKSNSISESVLKDYDYDETNNNTSKLQQNLDNDSGFEDQFRYDKIEEKKVKRSKKKDCCEQVNRKKSKTSAYVLGATSDVKSFTEALLEDLKATRENLFTWMREEINKMIADDTAPRKRRRKGASRGKKVQSLQQNDSEKMEVQSQKNFKKNLKLKHQKTTEEGMQQQNNFQGQSMESFVKNTKAADANNHCQVLDDQVDAGKATDSMISEDKAREGRLALTSNSNLQSSSSDQYVKLQHPKSVVLAIQAQNYNDGSSKRTVVRTKRADSNKLCQVPEDRTGYSISMASCEKDKATKLRLPVEQNYRHNSSSSSMYSTLPTFLSESPALNSKLDTSFLCNLIQPRVEGNKTTVNLERANQVLDSSTYCGYLPSIQQEERGGDFSQMVSRTMSPFDQNGIPSSSTGTGYPVPLQQGMAMGIGGLSSPGQFYFENNPRENCNMVGLRMNGGAITFSGGNYELSDHLVADNLYSHLNYKADSRFLPYQIPSNRDGFLFPK; from the coding sequence ATGATGCCCATCAGCTCTAGTATGGGAGATGAACTGAAATTTCCGCAGAGATGGGATTTTAGGAGAAAAGATGAGAGCTTCGATTCTTCAAACaataactcaaaatcaaattccaTCAGTGAGTCTGTCCTCAAGGACTATGATTATGATGAAACTAACAATAATACTAGCAAACTTCAACAGAACTTAGATAATGATTCTGGTTTTGAGGATCAATTTCGTTatgataaaattgaagaaaagaaagtcaaaagaagtaaaaaaaagGATTGTTGTGAACAAGTCAatagaaagaaaagtaaaactAGTGCTTATGTTCTTGGTGCAACCAGTGATGTTAAGAGTTTCACAGAGGCCTTATTAGAGGATCTTAAAGCTACAAGAGAAAATTTGTTTACATGGATGAGGGAAgagataaataaaatgatagCTGATGATACTGCTCCTaggaaaaggaggagaaaaggAGCTTCAAGAGGGAAGAAAGTCCAATCTTTGCAACAGAACGATTCTGAGAAAATGGAAGTTCAATCCCAGAAAAACTTTAAGAAGAACCTGAAATTGAAGCACCAAAAAACCACTGAGGAGGGAATGCAACAACAGAACAACTTTCAGGGCCAATCTATGGAGAGCTTTGTTAAAAATACCAAAGCAGCTGATGCTAATAATCACTGTCAAGTACTTGATGATCAGGTTGATGCTGGCAAAGCTACCGATTCCATGATATCAGAAGACAAGGCAAGAGAAGGGAGGTTAGCTTTAACTTCTAACTCCAACTTACAGTCCAGTTCTTCTGACCAATATGTCAAATTGCAGCATCCAAAGAGCGTTGTATTGGCCATACAAGCTCAAAACTACAATGATGGATCTTCAAAGAGGACTGTTGTCCGCACAAAAAGAGCTGATTCTAATAAACTCTGTCAAGTGCCCGAAGATAGAACTGGTTACAGCATATCTATGGCATCTTGCGAAAAGGACAAAGCAACAAAGTTGAGATTACCCGTTGAGCAAAATTATAGACACaactcctcctcctcctcaaTGTATTCAACATTACCTACATTCTTAAGTGAGTCCCCGGCCTTGAATAGCAAGCTTGATACTTCCTTCTTGTGTAATCTTATTCAACCAAGAGTTGAAGGAAACAAAACCACAGTGAATTTGGAAAGAGCAAATCAAGTACTTGATTCTAGCACTTATTGTGGATATCTTCCAAGCATTCAACAAGAAGAACGAGGAGGTGATTTTTCTCAAATGGTTTCCAGAACTATGAGTCCTTTTGATCAGAATGGCATCCCAAGTTCAAGTACTGGAACTGGATACCCAGTCCCACTTCAACAGGGTATGGCCATGGGTATTGGTGGTTTAAGCAGTCCAGGCCAGttctattttgaaaataatccCCGAGAGAATTGCAACATGGTAGGTCTGAGAATGAATGGAGGAGCTATAACATTTTCTGGGGGAAACTATGAATTATCAGATCATTTAGTTGCTGACAACCTCTACAGCCATCTAAATTATAAAGCTGATAGTAGATTTTTGCCCTATCAAATCCCAAGCAATAGAGATGGTTTTCTGTTCCCCAAGTAG